The DNA region AATTTTTTTCATTAGTTATTAAAGCATCACAATCATCAATTAAAAAGCCACTGTTTTTATTAACTATTTTAATACTATCTTTATGCACTTGATTCATATATCTAAGATTTTCCATAGAAAAAGAGTATTTATTCTTTAATTTTTCTCTATTTTTTTCAACATTTAAAATTTTATCACCCACATGGAAAGCTAAATTTCCATCATTTTTATTTGTAAAAACTTTTAAAATAGCCATAAAATAAACCTTTTAAACTAATTTAAAAAAATAATTTAAATTATTTAATAAAATATTATAATATTTTTGATAAAATCACGTCCTTAAAAGGTGAATAATGTCAAATAATATTTTAAATAACACGCAAGTATTTGCGATTTTTGGAGATCCAGTAGAACACTCAAAATCGCCACAAATGCATAATAGTGCATTTGAATACTTAAATATTGATGCCGTGTATAAAAAGCATCATTTAAAAGATGGTAAAAAATTAAAAGAAGAGTTTTTAAATAATTTATATAATGGTGCAAACATCACAGTTCCACATAAAGAACAAGCTTTTAAACAAGCTGATGAAGTAATAGGAATAGCAAATAAAATACAAGCAGTTAATACATATATAAAAAAAGATGATAAAGTAATAGCTTATAATACAGATGCAGCTGGTTTCTTAAAAGCTATAGAAAGCTTTGGTGAAATTAAAAAAGTCCTTATTTTAGGTGCTGGTGGAACTTCAAAAGCAATTGCACTTGCTCTACAAGAAGAAGGCAAAGAAGTAGTTGTAGTAAATAGAAGTGAATCAAAACTTAATTTTTTTAAAGAAAATAATATCAAATGCTACTCTTGGAAAAATTTTAGACTTGATTATTTTGACTTAGTTGTAAACTCAACAAGTGCAGGATTAAAAGATGATAAACTTCCAATGAATAAATCTCAACTAGAAAATATCTTTTTGAATTCATCATATGCGTTTGACTGCATATATGGTAAAGAAACTCCATTTTTGGCACTTGCAAAAAAAGAGGGACTAGAAACAAAAGATGGTGAAGATATGCTTCTTTATCAAGGTGTTTTAGCATTCGAATATTTTACAAATACAAAAATAGATTCAAAAACTATTGAAATAATGAGAAAAGCACTTAAAGAAGAAAATTAATTTTCTTCTTTATCTTTTCCCTTTTATTGCATCCAAATAACTATACACAGTTACTTTTGAAACACCCATAAAGTTTGCAACTTTATCTATGGAACCTTTTACTAAAAAAATACCTTTCTCATCCATAAATTTAATAATCTCTAAACTTTTTTTTCTTGTTAGTTTTTCATTATTTTTAACTGTATTTTTAAATATCTGCTCGATGATATTATCAAGTGTACTCATAATATCTTGATCAAGTATATATTCTTCTTGTTTTTTCATATCTTCAGTTGAAGATGTATTTCCCAAAAATCCTTGTAATTCTTCTTGTAAAAGATGAGATAAAGTCAAATCATAATTAAGACATAGCATACCTATTACTTCATCTTTTTCATTTCGTATCAAAGCTGATGAAGATTTTATTTTTTTACCATCATGTGTCTCAAAAAAATAATTGACAACATAATCATCTTTAAAATCTTTATTAAGTAAAACCATTTTGATAAGATGATCAAAACTTTGCCCAACTTTTCTTCCTGTAACTTCACCATTTGCTGCATAAACTACAGAATTTTGAGGTTGTGTTAAATCATGCAATACAACTTCACAATTTTTTCCAAAAGTTTTTACAATTAAATTTGCGATAGGGATATAAGCTTTAAGAATTGAATTCATAAAAAGTCTCCTTCTTAAAATGTAATATATCAAAAAAATACTAAATTATTTAGTGGTCAGATTTCAACCCTGCTCCACACATTGAAATTAAACAATCACTTAAACTTTCATTATCTTTACAATATTGTAAATAAGCAGCATATGAAGCAGCTGTTGTATGCTCACAATAAATTCCTTTTGACGCAAGTATTTCTCTACTTCTAATAATATTATCTTCTGGTGCAATTATTGTCTTTACGTTATACTTATAAATATATTCTAAAATCTCTTCTGCTCTCATAGGAACACCAATTGCTATACCTTCAGCTAATGTAGGTTTTGAAATTACTTTAGAAAGTTTTAATTCACTGTTTTTTGTAGCTAACACAAAAGGAGAACAATATTCACTTTGTATTGCATATATATTTGGCATTGTTTCAATCAACTCACTTTCAAGTAATTCTTCTAAAGCTTTAATAACACCAATAAATAAAGTTCCATTTCCTAAAGGAACAAATATATTTTTAGGAATTCTATTTAATTGTTCATATACTTCATAAATATATGTTTTTGTTCCTTCATAAAAAAATGGATTATAAACATGATTTGCATAATATTTTTTCTCTTCAATAACTTTATTTCTACAAATATCTGCACAATCATCTCTTGAACCAGGTGTAATATTTACTTTTGCATTATGTGATCTAATCATATTTATTTTTTTAGGTGAAGTTCCTTCAGGAACAAATATTTCGCACTTTATATTGGCTTTTGCACAATATGCAGCAACACTATTTCCTGCATTTCCACTACTATCTTGAACTACACTTTTTACTCCAATTGATTTACAATGAGAAATTAACATAGCTGCACCTCTATCTTTAAAAGATAATGTAGGCATAAAATAATCCATTTTTAATAATACATTTTCATCAAATCTAATTATTGGAGTCATTCCCTCTCCTAGAGTAATATCTTTCCAACTATCATCTATAATTGGCATAAACTTTCTATAACGAAATAGACCCCATGTATTTTTATCTACAAGTTTTAGATCAAATTTTGGTGCATGAAATTTCAATTTCCATAATCCACCACAATCACATTTTGATTTTAGAGATGTTACATCTTCTATTTTTTTACATTTACTACAAATATATTTCATTTAATACTCCTTTTTAACAAGATGCAATAACATCAACTTCTACTTTAAATCCAAAATGAAGTTTTGATAAGGTTGCAATAGTACGAGCAGGTGTGTGCTTTTGGAAAAAATCACTATATATACTATCAACAATAGCCCATTTATCTAAATCATTAATGTAAATATTTACTTTTAAAACCTTTTCTTTACAAGATCCTGCTTCTTGTAGAATTAATTCTATATTATTTAGTATTTGTTTTAATTCATCTTGCATTGTTCCAAATTTTTTTTCACCATTATTTGGATCAATTGAAAATTGTCCTGACAAATAGACTCTACCCTCATCTACAACAGCCAATGCGTAATGACCATTTGCTTTTAAGTTTTTTACTTTTTTTATTATTTTCAAAGTTTTTCCTTTTTGATTATATTTTTAATTATATAATTTTTTATATATATTGTCAATTTTATATAATTTTTTATATATAAAATTATAAATATTTATAATTTTTTTGAATAAAAATCATAATTTATAAATAAAATTTATATAAAACTATAAAAATGATTGCTATTATTATATTTATTTTTATTCTTTAGCAGCTTTTAAAAGCATAAAAACAATAAATAGGATGAGAAATGTCTAATTTACCTTTAACTCAAAAATCAAAAAATGCCATGGTAGTATCTCCACATCATGCAGCTTCTGATGCAGGATTAGAAATATTAAAAAAAGGAGGAAATGCAATTGAAGCAACAATAGCAATTGCCTCATCATTAGCAATACACTATCCTCATATGACAGGAATTGGTGGTGATGCATTTTGGTTAATATATGACCCAGAAGAAGGTGTAAGTTTTATTGAAGGCTCTGGTTATTCAGGCTTTGATGTAAATATGAATTTATATAAAGATTTGAAAACAATCCCATTTAGAGGAAAACTTGCAGCAAATAGTGTTGCAGGTGCTGTTTCATCATGGGATTTAGCTTATAAAAAAAGTAAAGAAATCTGGCAGGGTAAAATTGATAGTTCTATTCTTGTTCAGGAGGCTGTAAATTCTGCATATGAAGGAATTGTTGTAACACAATCTTTACATGATACATTAAAAGAGAAAAAAAATGAATTAATAAAAGATTCTTGCTTTGCAGAAATATATTATCCAAATAATGAAGTACCTAAAATTGGTGAATTATTAGTCCAAGAAAAACTTGGAAAAACTATTAAGATTTTAGGAGAAAAAGGTTTTGATGATTTTTACAAAGGAAATATAGCTAAAGATATTGCAGATGATTTTAAAGTAAAAGAGGGTTTAATAACAAAAAATGATTTAGAAAAACATAATGCGAAATGGCAAAAACCTTTACAAGTAAAAACAAGCAATGCAAAAATATTTAATGCTTCTGCTCCAACACAAGGAGTTGCTTCACTTATGATTATTGGTTTATTTGATAGATGGGTAAAAAAACTTCCTAAAAAGGACTCTTCAGATCATATTCATTTACTTGTTGAAGCAACAAAGATTGCTTTTAAACATAGAAATAAGATGAGTACAGCAGCAACTTCACAAGAGTTACAAGCATGGCTAGAACCAGCATATTTAGATAAATTAAGTGAAGAAATAGATTTTCAAAAAGCTGCACCTTGGGGTGAAAATACAGCACCAGGAGATACAACTTGGTTTGGAGCAATAGATTCAAAAGGAAGAGTTGTAAGTGCAATTCAAAGTATTTATCATGAATTTGGAAGTGGGTTTACTCTTCCTAAAACTGGTATTGTTTGGCAAAATAGAGGTTGCAGTTTTTCTCTAGATTCAACACATATTCAATCTTTAGAACCTCATAAGAAACCTTTTCATACCTTAAATCCAGCAATTGCGCTTTTTGATGATGGAAGAGTTATGGCTTATGGAACAATGGGAGGAGATGGACAGCCTCAAACACAAGCTGCAATTTTTACAAGATATGCATATTATGATGAAGATTTACAAACATCAATAAATAATCCAAGATGGTTATTAGGTAGAACTTGGGGCAATTCCTCACAAAGTTTAAAATTAGAATCAAGATTTGACGATGAAATCATTGAATACTTAAAACAAAAAGGTCATGATGTTGAGATTTTAGGAGAACTAGATTCTGCTGTTGGACATGCTGGTGCGTTAGTTTATTATCCATCAAAAAAAATACTAGGTGCATTTGACCCAAGAAGTGATGGAAAAGCTTCAAACTTTTAAAATAAGGAAATTTTTTATATGAATGAATTATTAATTTTAATACCAATATTATTAGGAAGTGGTATCATTGCTGGTTTATTAGCTGGTCTTCTTGGTGTAGGAGGTGGAATTGTTATAGTTCCTATGTTATACCATATTTTTATGTATATGCATATTGATATTTCTATTGCAATGCCTTTAGCAATTGGTACATCACTATCTACAATAGTAGTAACATCAATAATTTCAGCAAGATCTCACCACAAAAAAGGTGGTATTGATTGGGAATTATCTAAAAGATGGATTCCTTTTGTTATATTTGGTGTTTTATTAGGAACAATATCATCAAAATTTATAGATGGATCAAATTTAAAATTTATGTTTGGAGTTTTACTTTTAATAATATCTATAAATATGATTGTTAGTAGTTTTAAAACATTAGTAATATCAAATGAACTTCCAGGAAAATTTAGACAATCTATTTTTGCTACATTATTAGGTGGTTTTGCTTCTATGTTAGGAATTGGAGGAGGAACACTTATGGTTCCTTTATTAACTTTGTTCTCTTTCCCAATTCATAGAGCTGTAAGCACAGCATCAATTTTTGGTCTAATTATTAGTGTACCTGCAACAATAAGTTATATTATTATAGGATGGAATATAGAAAATTTGCCTATAGCATCAACTGGTTATGTTAATTGGATTGCTTTCATTATTTTAGTACCTATGACTATGTTTTTTGCTCCATTTGGAGTAAAATTAGCTTATAAACTAAATGTAAAACAATTAAAAATTGCATTTGCAGTATTTTTGGCTTGTGTAGGATTAAAAATGGTATTGGTTTAAACCAATACCATTAGAAGATAGTATTATTTATTTACTATTTTTATAGTTGCTTTATCTTTTAATTCTTTGATTTTATTTATTGCCCAAGATTTTACACTTTTTTGAATATATTCATTTTTTACTTTAGTTTTAACGCCTTCAAATGTACTTTTATATTCTGGAATATCATTTAACACATAAAATATCTCATATCCAAAATCTGTTTTAATAGGAGTAGTTGAGAAGTAACCTCTCTTTTTATCTTTTAAAATTGGTTTTAATTTAGCATTTAATACAGAAATTGGCATTTTACCTAAATAACCATGATTATTTTTTGTTGGTGCTAATGAGTATTTTTTTGCTTGAATAGAAAATTCTTGTAGTTTATCTTTTGCTTTTTCCAAACTATTTATAATTTGAATTGCTAAACTCTTTTTTTCAACAACAATACTTAATAACTCAATCTGAGCTGGAGTATCATATTTAAATTTATTACTATAATAGTAATTTTTTAACTCTTTATCACTTGGTTTCATATTCTCAGCTTTTTTATCCAATAAAAAATCAAATGTAAACAATCCTTTTTTACTCTCTAACTGCTCTTTTGTGTAACCTTTGATTGTTTTTTCTTTTACTATATCTGCTAAACTTGATTTATCACTATTTTTTTTCTTATCTGCACCTGAACTTAATATATGGGTTAATACCTTTTTATATTTTTCATCATTCACAACATCAG from Malaciobacter molluscorum LMG 25693 includes:
- a CDS encoding shikimate dehydrogenase; translation: MSNNILNNTQVFAIFGDPVEHSKSPQMHNSAFEYLNIDAVYKKHHLKDGKKLKEEFLNNLYNGANITVPHKEQAFKQADEVIGIANKIQAVNTYIKKDDKVIAYNTDAAGFLKAIESFGEIKKVLILGAGGTSKAIALALQEEGKEVVVVNRSESKLNFFKENNIKCYSWKNFRLDYFDLVVNSTSAGLKDDKLPMNKSQLENIFLNSSYAFDCIYGKETPFLALAKKEGLETKDGEDMLLYQGVLAFEYFTNTKIDSKTIEIMRKALKEEN
- a CDS encoding helix-turn-helix transcriptional regulator, with protein sequence MNSILKAYIPIANLIVKTFGKNCEVVLHDLTQPQNSVVYAANGEVTGRKVGQSFDHLIKMVLLNKDFKDDYVVNYFFETHDGKKIKSSSALIRNEKDEVIGMLCLNYDLTLSHLLQEELQGFLGNTSSTEDMKKQEEYILDQDIMSTLDNIIEQIFKNTVKNNEKLTRKKSLEIIKFMDEKGIFLVKGSIDKVANFMGVSKVTVYSYLDAIKGKR
- a CDS encoding threonine synthase codes for the protein MKYICSKCKKIEDVTSLKSKCDCGGLWKLKFHAPKFDLKLVDKNTWGLFRYRKFMPIIDDSWKDITLGEGMTPIIRFDENVLLKMDYFMPTLSFKDRGAAMLISHCKSIGVKSVVQDSSGNAGNSVAAYCAKANIKCEIFVPEGTSPKKINMIRSHNAKVNITPGSRDDCADICRNKVIEEKKYYANHVYNPFFYEGTKTYIYEVYEQLNRIPKNIFVPLGNGTLFIGVIKALEELLESELIETMPNIYAIQSEYCSPFVLATKNSELKLSKVISKPTLAEGIAIGVPMRAEEILEYIYKYNVKTIIAPEDNIIRSREILASKGIYCEHTTAASYAAYLQYCKDNESLSDCLISMCGAGLKSDH
- a CDS encoding RidA family protein; its protein translation is MKIIKKVKNLKANGHYALAVVDEGRVYLSGQFSIDPNNGEKKFGTMQDELKQILNNIELILQEAGSCKEKVLKVNIYINDLDKWAIVDSIYSDFFQKHTPARTIATLSKLHFGFKVEVDVIASC
- a CDS encoding gamma-glutamyltransferase family protein; this encodes MSNLPLTQKSKNAMVVSPHHAASDAGLEILKKGGNAIEATIAIASSLAIHYPHMTGIGGDAFWLIYDPEEGVSFIEGSGYSGFDVNMNLYKDLKTIPFRGKLAANSVAGAVSSWDLAYKKSKEIWQGKIDSSILVQEAVNSAYEGIVVTQSLHDTLKEKKNELIKDSCFAEIYYPNNEVPKIGELLVQEKLGKTIKILGEKGFDDFYKGNIAKDIADDFKVKEGLITKNDLEKHNAKWQKPLQVKTSNAKIFNASAPTQGVASLMIIGLFDRWVKKLPKKDSSDHIHLLVEATKIAFKHRNKMSTAATSQELQAWLEPAYLDKLSEEIDFQKAAPWGENTAPGDTTWFGAIDSKGRVVSAIQSIYHEFGSGFTLPKTGIVWQNRGCSFSLDSTHIQSLEPHKKPFHTLNPAIALFDDGRVMAYGTMGGDGQPQTQAAIFTRYAYYDEDLQTSINNPRWLLGRTWGNSSQSLKLESRFDDEIIEYLKQKGHDVEILGELDSAVGHAGALVYYPSKKILGAFDPRSDGKASNF
- a CDS encoding sulfite exporter TauE/SafE family protein; the protein is MNELLILIPILLGSGIIAGLLAGLLGVGGGIVIVPMLYHIFMYMHIDISIAMPLAIGTSLSTIVVTSIISARSHHKKGGIDWELSKRWIPFVIFGVLLGTISSKFIDGSNLKFMFGVLLLIISINMIVSSFKTLVISNELPGKFRQSIFATLLGGFASMLGIGGGTLMVPLLTLFSFPIHRAVSTASIFGLIISVPATISYIIIGWNIENLPIASTGYVNWIAFIILVPMTMFFAPFGVKLAYKLNVKQLKIAFAVFLACVGLKMVLV
- a CDS encoding peptidylprolyl isomerase — encoded protein: MKKIISNIVIASALISSTYASDVLAIVNGENITTEVAPKNFKTLDKKIQQSIINKLIEKKLASDYALSTDVVNDEKYKKVLTHILSSGADKKKNSDKSSLADIVKEKTIKGYTKEQLESKKGLFTFDFLLDKKAENMKPSDKELKNYYYSNKFKYDTPAQIELLSIVVEKKSLAIQIINSLEKAKDKLQEFSIQAKKYSLAPTKNNHGYLGKMPISVLNAKLKPILKDKKRGYFSTTPIKTDFGYEIFYVLNDIPEYKSTFEGVKTKVKNEYIQKSVKSWAINKIKELKDKATIKIVNK